From the Gordonia bronchialis DSM 43247 genome, one window contains:
- a CDS encoding helix-turn-helix domain-containing protein, whose translation MPSTGRRSAEDRRTAIGARITELRTARSMSLSALARAAGIGKGSLSELESGQRNPTIDTLYAVAGPLGVPLSALLGEESGTEGSGRSLSARLLHVEHHPDGAVTEVFWLTVTPGDVRESPAHGPGVVENVHVVSGNLTAGRRGAENSAGPGETLQWISDVRHTYRSDAGAQAVLTIHTPPPR comes from the coding sequence ATGCCATCAACCGGTCGACGGTCCGCCGAGGATCGGCGCACGGCTATCGGTGCTCGCATCACCGAACTTCGCACTGCCCGGTCGATGAGCCTGTCCGCCCTGGCGCGGGCGGCCGGAATCGGCAAGGGCTCGTTGTCCGAACTCGAATCCGGACAACGCAATCCGACAATCGACACCCTGTATGCCGTGGCCGGACCACTGGGGGTTCCGTTATCCGCGCTGCTCGGCGAGGAGTCGGGTACCGAGGGCAGCGGCCGGTCACTGTCGGCGCGCCTGCTGCACGTCGAACACCATCCCGACGGCGCCGTGACGGAGGTCTTCTGGCTCACGGTCACCCCCGGTGACGTCCGGGAATCCCCGGCTCACGGTCCCGGCGTCGTGGAGAACGTGCACGTGGTGAGCGGGAACCTCACGGCCGGACGACGAGGCGCCGAGAACTCCGCCGGGCCGGGCGAGACGCTGCAGTGGATCAGCGATGTGCGCCATACCTATCGATCCGACGCCGGCGCGCAGGCGGTGCTGACCATTCACACTCCGCCACCCCGGTAG
- a CDS encoding TetR/AcrR family transcriptional regulator: MKTNRPNPAAAARAAVTAAANMTRGLEQALLNTVEGLGTPESGTKPDGRRQRWEKHKQNRRTELTDGVMNAVRELGADVGMDEIAGHIGVSKTVLYRYFADKNDLGVATTVRFFETTLLPRLIDAIHDDVDEYTLTRTVIGVYVHAVAGEPNLYSFALASSPTSSPAPAGSEKMVTQLLTATIVLRMTERSADTAGAAVWSNALVGGIQRVVDWWMADQTVMAADELIDYLTMMAWSSIVGIAAVNGSREKFLAAPPPLPESGSDAS, translated from the coding sequence ATGAAGACCAATCGCCCCAACCCCGCGGCAGCCGCGCGCGCCGCGGTGACGGCGGCGGCGAACATGACCCGCGGTCTCGAACAGGCCCTGCTGAACACCGTCGAAGGCCTCGGCACCCCCGAATCCGGAACCAAGCCCGACGGCCGGCGTCAGCGCTGGGAGAAACACAAACAGAACCGCCGGACCGAACTGACCGACGGGGTGATGAATGCCGTCCGCGAGCTCGGCGCCGACGTCGGCATGGACGAGATCGCCGGACACATCGGCGTCTCCAAGACGGTCCTCTACCGGTATTTCGCCGACAAGAACGATCTCGGCGTCGCCACCACCGTGCGCTTCTTCGAGACCACGCTGCTGCCCCGGCTGATCGACGCCATCCATGACGACGTCGACGAATACACCCTGACCCGCACCGTGATCGGGGTGTACGTGCACGCCGTCGCCGGCGAGCCCAACCTCTACAGCTTCGCCCTGGCCAGCTCCCCGACGTCCTCGCCGGCGCCGGCCGGGTCGGAGAAGATGGTGACCCAACTGCTCACCGCGACCATCGTGCTGCGCATGACCGAACGCTCCGCCGACACCGCGGGCGCCGCGGTGTGGTCCAACGCGCTCGTCGGTGGCATCCAGCGGGTCGTGGACTGGTGGATGGCCGATCAGACCGTGATGGCAGCCGACGAGCTCATCGACTACCTCACGATGATGGCGTGGAGTTCCATCGTCGGCATCGCCGCGGTCAACGGGTCGCGCGAGAAGTTCCTGGCCGCGCCGCCACCGCTGCCCGAGTCCGGGTCGGACGCCTCATGA
- a CDS encoding polyphosphate kinase 2 family protein: MSKDKQGWSESADAALRVSAVGPIATFDPESTPGFTGDKALGKQLLGERGEVLADLQELLYANGRSGDTRSVLLVLQGMDTAGKGGIVRHVGGLVDPQGLAIKGFGKPTPEELQHDFLWRIHKALPPAGRIGIFDRSHYEDVLPVRVHNLVPQSEWEKRYDLINQFEAYLVKVGTTVIKCCLVVSKDEQKARLTERLERPDKYWKYNPGDIDERGYWDQYLEAYQAIFDLTDTDDAPWHLIPANKKWFARLSVCELLIEALQGLELDWPKADFDVEAERRRLAAVD, translated from the coding sequence ATGAGCAAGGACAAGCAGGGTTGGTCCGAGAGCGCCGACGCCGCACTACGCGTCAGCGCGGTCGGTCCCATCGCGACCTTCGACCCGGAATCAACCCCCGGTTTCACCGGCGACAAGGCACTCGGCAAGCAACTGCTGGGCGAACGCGGCGAGGTGCTCGCCGATCTGCAGGAACTGTTGTACGCCAACGGCCGATCCGGCGACACCCGGTCGGTGCTGCTGGTCCTGCAGGGCATGGACACCGCGGGCAAGGGCGGTATCGTCCGCCACGTCGGTGGTCTCGTCGACCCGCAGGGCCTGGCCATCAAGGGATTCGGCAAGCCCACCCCGGAAGAACTGCAGCACGACTTCCTGTGGCGTATCCACAAGGCCCTCCCGCCGGCCGGCCGGATCGGCATCTTCGACCGCTCCCACTACGAGGACGTACTCCCGGTTCGCGTGCACAACCTTGTGCCGCAATCGGAATGGGAGAAGCGCTATGACCTGATCAATCAGTTCGAGGCCTACCTGGTGAAGGTCGGCACCACCGTCATCAAATGTTGCCTGGTGGTCAGCAAGGACGAGCAGAAAGCCCGGCTCACCGAACGTCTCGAGCGTCCCGACAAGTACTGGAAGTACAACCCCGGCGACATCGACGAGCGCGGCTACTGGGATCAGTATCTCGAGGCCTATCAGGCGATCTTCGATCTCACCGACACCGATGACGCCCCCTGGCATCTGATCCCGGCCAACAAGAAATGGTTCGCGCGGCTGTCGGTGTGTGAGCTGCTCATCGAGGCGCTGCAGGGACTCGAACTCGACTGGCCGAAAGCCGATTTCGACGTCGAGGCCGAGCGCAGGCGCCTGGCTGCGGTGGACTGA
- a CDS encoding class I SAM-dependent methyltransferase → MVSMSGLEARFCRSLPWRRITRHQVIPRVAGRVEGPTVLEIGCGSGAMAAEVLRARPDIERYIATDIDPAMVRAARRRLARFGGRAHVQLVDAAGLGFDDESFDTVCSWLMLHHTIEWQRVIDDCVRVLRPGGRLIGYDLPDNLLGRTVHRVTRSSVVLVDPDRLVAHLDDLGLREVITEPMLAGQTYRFEAMR, encoded by the coding sequence ATGGTCAGCATGTCCGGACTCGAGGCGAGGTTCTGTCGTTCGCTGCCGTGGCGCCGGATCACCCGGCATCAGGTGATACCGCGTGTCGCTGGTCGGGTCGAGGGGCCCACAGTCCTCGAAATCGGTTGCGGTAGTGGCGCGATGGCCGCAGAGGTGCTGCGTGCTCGCCCCGATATCGAGCGCTACATCGCCACGGACATCGACCCGGCCATGGTCCGTGCCGCCCGTCGCAGACTGGCCCGCTTCGGTGGACGGGCGCACGTGCAACTGGTCGACGCTGCGGGACTGGGATTCGACGACGAATCCTTCGATACCGTGTGCAGTTGGCTGATGCTGCACCACACCATCGAGTGGCAGCGGGTGATCGACGACTGCGTGCGGGTGCTGCGGCCAGGCGGGCGGTTGATCGGATACGACCTCCCCGACAATCTGCTCGGACGCACCGTGCATCGCGTCACCCGGTCGTCGGTGGTCCTCGTCGACCCCGATCGGCTCGTCGCCCACCTGGACGACCTGGGTCTGCGTGAGGTCATCACGGAGCCGATGCTCGCCGGGCAGACCTACCGGTTTGAGGCGATGCGCTGA
- a CDS encoding DUF445 domain-containing protein has product MSSAAVPDIADPSAGPAARSAPGFAGDGAGDARRRRDLRKMKVVATGFLVFAAIVYLFTRYLEHRDGTDVAAWVGYVRAASEAGMVGALADWFAVTALFRHPLGLPIPHTALIRKKKDDIGDQLGEFIEQNFMIPDVVVQRAQQLDLPRRLSTWLADPRNAPQVSDEATRVIGLAAEMLRDEDVEQLIQAALKWAAEPEWAPPTGRILEQLIAEDRLEPVFQLLCDRAHEWALGSQDLIDRVVDKDGPSWTPKFVNNLVGDKIYRELVEFTYKVRTNPDHELRRSMHEFAQHFSQDLQHDPEMIAKFEGIKQELVGRDEVTGAASTAWKTGKAVIEQMLADPNSTLRNTLSDSVIRLAVRIRDDRPLQEKMNGWVARVAHHVASNYSQEIISVITETVRGWDADDTSRKIELQVGRDLQFIRINGTVVGSLAGLAIYTVSVLIFG; this is encoded by the coding sequence ATGTCTTCTGCTGCTGTTCCCGACATTGCGGACCCCTCCGCCGGCCCAGCGGCGCGTTCCGCGCCGGGCTTCGCGGGGGATGGTGCCGGTGATGCCCGGCGTCGCCGCGATCTGCGCAAGATGAAGGTCGTCGCGACCGGCTTCCTGGTGTTTGCCGCGATCGTTTACCTGTTCACCCGCTACCTCGAGCATCGCGACGGCACCGACGTGGCCGCGTGGGTCGGTTATGTGCGGGCGGCGTCGGAAGCGGGCATGGTGGGTGCGCTGGCGGACTGGTTTGCGGTGACCGCACTGTTCCGTCATCCGTTGGGCCTGCCGATCCCGCACACCGCGCTGATCCGTAAGAAGAAGGACGACATCGGTGATCAGCTCGGCGAGTTCATCGAGCAGAACTTCATGATCCCCGACGTGGTGGTGCAGCGGGCCCAGCAGCTCGATCTGCCGCGCCGGTTGTCCACGTGGCTGGCCGATCCGCGCAACGCGCCCCAGGTGTCCGACGAGGCGACCCGGGTGATCGGACTGGCCGCCGAGATGCTGCGCGACGAGGATGTCGAGCAGCTCATCCAGGCGGCACTGAAGTGGGCCGCCGAACCGGAGTGGGCGCCGCCGACGGGCCGCATCCTGGAACAGCTCATCGCCGAGGACCGGCTGGAGCCGGTGTTCCAGCTGCTGTGCGACCGCGCGCATGAATGGGCGTTGGGCAGCCAGGACCTCATCGACCGCGTCGTCGACAAGGACGGACCGTCGTGGACGCCGAAATTCGTCAACAACCTGGTGGGCGACAAGATCTATCGGGAGCTGGTGGAGTTCACCTACAAGGTGCGCACCAACCCCGATCACGAACTCCGTCGCTCCATGCACGAGTTCGCGCAGCACTTCTCCCAGGACCTTCAGCACGATCCGGAGATGATCGCGAAATTCGAGGGCATCAAGCAGGAGCTGGTGGGGCGCGACGAGGTGACCGGTGCCGCGTCGACGGCCTGGAAGACCGGTAAGGCCGTGATCGAACAGATGTTGGCCGATCCCAACAGCACTCTGCGGAACACGTTGTCGGACTCCGTGATCCGGCTCGCTGTGCGCATCCGCGACGATCGTCCGCTGCAGGAGAAGATGAACGGCTGGGTGGCGCGGGTGGCCCATCACGTCGCGTCGAACTACTCGCAGGAGATCATCTCGGTCATCACCGAGACCGTCCGCGGATGGGATGCCGACGACACCAGTCGCAAGATCGAGCTGCAGGTGGGTCGCGACCTGCAGTTCATCCGGATCAACGGCACGGTCGTCGGGTCGCTGGCGGGGCTGGCGATCTACACGGTGTCGGTTCTCATCTTCGGTTAA
- a CDS encoding heparin-binding hemagglutinin gives MTTAERTLANPLYVAVGAGDYAYQQVTDKLTEIRERTETAAEKAQARLEARFEETKTRVEALPEEVPSVEELRAKLTVDELRKIADPYVDKATEFYNSLAERGEAAVEKLRTRPVVQENLTRAEKAYNDAVDLTEDALGVVSSQTRLVGDRAAKLTGRLSGKVEDAAGAIEEAGLNLRDEADDLAEEISGAAGTVEAKGRTANSSPAKKVAAAKKAPAKKAPARKAPAK, from the coding sequence GTGACCACCGCAGAACGCACCCTCGCGAACCCCCTCTATGTCGCTGTTGGCGCGGGCGATTACGCCTACCAGCAGGTGACCGACAAGCTCACCGAGATCCGTGAGCGCACCGAGACCGCTGCCGAGAAGGCGCAGGCTCGTCTCGAAGCCCGCTTCGAGGAGACCAAGACCCGCGTCGAGGCCCTCCCGGAGGAGGTCCCCAGCGTCGAGGAACTGCGCGCCAAGCTGACCGTCGATGAGCTGCGCAAGATCGCAGATCCCTACGTGGACAAGGCAACCGAGTTCTACAACTCGCTCGCCGAGCGCGGTGAGGCGGCCGTGGAGAAGCTCCGCACCCGTCCCGTGGTCCAGGAGAACCTGACCCGTGCGGAGAAGGCCTACAACGACGCCGTCGACCTCACCGAGGACGCGCTGGGCGTGGTCTCGAGCCAGACCCGGCTCGTCGGTGATCGTGCCGCCAAGCTGACCGGTCGCCTGAGTGGCAAGGTCGAGGACGCCGCCGGCGCCATCGAGGAAGCCGGACTGAATCTGCGCGACGAGGCCGATGACCTCGCCGAGGAGATCAGCGGCGCCGCCGGCACCGTCGAGGCCAAGGGCCGCACCGCCAACTCGTCGCCGGCCAAGAAGGTCGCGGCGGCCAAGAAGGCCCCGGCCAAGAAGGCGCCGGCCCGGAAGGCTCCCGCCAAGTAG
- a CDS encoding 3-hydroxybutyryl-CoA dehydrogenase, whose product MVGSITRVGVVGAGQMGAGIAEVCARADTDVLVYESTRELAVAGRARVLESLDRGVSSGKLTEREREQACARLRFTSDLGDFADRQLVCEAVVEDEDLKIEIFTQLDKVVTDPQAVLASNTSSIPIMKLGKATGDAGRVIGMHFFNPVPVLPLVEVVTTLMTSPEVTARAETFAHDVLGKQVVRSADRSGFVVNALLVPYLLSAIRMVETGFATAEDIDKAMVLGCAHPMGPLKLADLVGLDTVKAIADTMYAEFKEPLHSPPSLLLRMVEAGRLGKKTGQGFYHY is encoded by the coding sequence GTGGTTGGTTCTATCACACGGGTGGGGGTTGTGGGTGCCGGGCAGATGGGTGCCGGGATCGCCGAGGTGTGTGCCCGCGCCGACACCGACGTGCTGGTCTACGAATCCACCCGAGAGCTGGCCGTGGCGGGACGCGCCCGGGTGCTGGAATCGCTCGATCGTGGAGTGTCGAGCGGCAAGCTCACCGAGCGGGAACGTGAACAGGCGTGCGCACGCCTGCGCTTCACCTCCGACCTCGGCGACTTCGCCGACCGGCAGCTGGTGTGCGAGGCCGTCGTCGAAGACGAGGACCTGAAGATCGAGATCTTCACCCAGCTCGACAAAGTGGTCACCGACCCGCAGGCGGTACTCGCCTCCAACACCTCGTCGATCCCGATCATGAAGCTGGGCAAGGCCACCGGCGATGCCGGCCGCGTGATCGGCATGCACTTCTTCAATCCCGTGCCGGTGTTGCCGCTCGTCGAGGTGGTCACCACGCTGATGACCTCCCCCGAGGTGACCGCGCGCGCTGAGACCTTCGCCCACGACGTGCTGGGCAAGCAGGTGGTCCGCTCGGCCGACCGTTCCGGGTTCGTCGTCAACGCACTGCTCGTGCCCTACCTGCTCTCCGCGATCCGCATGGTGGAAACCGGTTTCGCCACCGCCGAGGACATCGACAAGGCCATGGTGCTCGGCTGCGCGCACCCGATGGGCCCGCTCAAACTCGCCGACCTCGTCGGCCTCGACACCGTCAAGGCCATCGCCGACACCATGTATGCGGAGTTCAAGGAGCCACTGCACTCACCGCCGTCGCTGCTGTTGCGCATGGTCGAGGCCGGCCGACTCGGCAAGAAGACCGGACAGGGCTTCTACCACTACTGA
- the ramB gene encoding acetate metabolism transcriptional regulator RamB has protein sequence MTKTYVGSRLRQLRSERGLSQVALAQTLSLSPSYLNQIEHDARPLTPKVLSHITEAFGVDAGFFDSQDDVRLVAELREVLLDDDVETPAGPVDAQEVSTFVATHPAMAQAMVNLHRRYRVATDQLAAATDERGDRSMRGTITAPHEEVRDYFYQRRNYIHELDVAAEEMTSRMRMHSADIRREISNRLENVHGVSIVRRVDLGDYTLHSFDPQTRRLEFSAALSAGQRTFKLATELCLLEYRDLLDDLVDEGNFTSEDARSLAQLGLANYFAAAAVLPYNQFHGAAEDYRYDIERLSAFYAVSYETICHRLSTLQRPNLRGIPWSFVRVDRAGNMSKRQSATGFHFSSSGGTCPLWNVYETFASPGKISTQIAEMPDGRNYLWVARTVERRAARFGQPGKTFAIGLGCELRHAGRVVYSDGLEIGPQARVTPIGAGCRVCERQKCPQRAFPALGAPLRVQEHRSSVSPYMNAEVE, from the coding sequence ATGACCAAGACCTACGTCGGATCACGGTTGCGTCAGCTCCGCTCCGAACGCGGCCTCTCGCAGGTGGCACTGGCCCAGACGCTTTCGCTCTCACCGTCGTACCTCAACCAGATCGAGCACGACGCGCGGCCGCTGACCCCCAAGGTCCTCAGCCACATCACCGAGGCGTTCGGCGTCGACGCCGGGTTCTTCGACTCCCAGGACGACGTCCGGCTCGTCGCCGAGTTGCGCGAGGTGCTGCTCGACGACGACGTGGAGACGCCGGCGGGTCCCGTCGACGCCCAGGAGGTCAGCACCTTCGTCGCCACCCACCCGGCGATGGCCCAGGCGATGGTGAACCTCCATCGCCGCTACCGCGTGGCCACCGACCAGCTCGCCGCGGCCACCGACGAGCGCGGCGATCGCAGCATGCGGGGCACCATCACCGCTCCCCATGAAGAGGTGCGCGACTACTTCTATCAGCGCCGCAACTACATTCACGAACTCGACGTCGCCGCCGAGGAGATGACCTCGCGGATGCGCATGCATTCCGCCGACATCCGGCGCGAGATCAGCAATCGGCTCGAGAACGTGCACGGCGTGAGCATCGTGCGCCGCGTGGACCTCGGCGACTACACCCTGCATAGCTTCGATCCGCAGACGCGCCGGCTCGAGTTCTCGGCGGCGCTGTCGGCGGGACAACGGACCTTCAAACTCGCCACCGAACTGTGCCTGCTCGAATATCGGGACCTACTCGACGATCTCGTCGACGAGGGCAATTTCACCAGCGAGGATGCGCGGTCACTGGCACAGCTCGGCCTGGCCAACTACTTTGCCGCCGCGGCCGTCCTCCCCTACAACCAATTCCACGGCGCCGCCGAGGATTACCGCTACGACATCGAACGACTGTCGGCCTTCTACGCGGTCTCCTACGAGACGATCTGTCATCGGCTCTCCACCCTGCAGCGACCCAACCTACGCGGCATCCCGTGGTCGTTCGTCCGCGTGGATCGCGCGGGAAACATGTCGAAACGCCAGTCCGCCACCGGCTTTCACTTCTCCTCGAGCGGCGGCACCTGCCCGCTGTGGAATGTGTACGAGACCTTCGCCTCCCCCGGCAAGATCTCCACGCAGATCGCCGAGATGCCCGATGGCCGCAACTACCTCTGGGTGGCCCGTACCGTCGAGCGCCGCGCCGCGCGATTCGGCCAGCCGGGCAAGACCTTCGCCATCGGACTCGGCTGCGAACTGCGGCACGCCGGGCGGGTGGTCTACTCCGACGGCCTCGAGATCGGACCGCAGGCCAGGGTCACCCCGATCGGCGCGGGTTGCCGTGTGTGCGAGCGGCAGAAGTGTCCACAACGCGCGTTTCCGGCCCTCGGCGCACCGCTGCGCGTCCAGGAGCACCGCAGCAGCGTCTCGCCGTATATGAACGCCGAAGTCGAGTGA
- the aceA gene encoding isocitrate lyase: MSNVGKPRTAAEIQQDWDTNPRWDNVTRDYTAEQVAQLQGSVVEEHTLARRGAEILWEGVNQKDGSYINALGALTGNQAVQQVRAGLKAVYLSGWQVAGDANLSGHTYPDQSLYPANSVPNVVRRINNALLRADEISRVEGDDSVDNWLVPIVADGEAGFGGALNVYELQKAMIAAGAAGTHWEDQLASEKKCGHLGGKVLIPTQQHVRTLNSARLAADVAGVPTVVIARTDAEAATLITSDVDERDKEFITGERTAEGYYHVKNGIEPCIARAKSYAPYADMIWMETGTPDLELARKFAEAVKSEYPDQLLSYNCSPSFNWSKHLDDSTIAKFQNELGAMGFTFQFITLAGFHSLNYGMFDLAYGYAREQMSAFVDLQNREFKAAEERGFTAVKHQREVGAGYFDNIATTVDPNSSTTALKGSTEEGQFH; this comes from the coding sequence ATGAGCAACGTCGGAAAGCCCCGCACCGCCGCCGAGATCCAGCAGGACTGGGACACCAACCCCCGCTGGGACAACGTCACGCGCGACTACACCGCCGAGCAGGTGGCCCAGCTTCAGGGCTCGGTCGTCGAGGAGCACACCCTCGCCCGCCGCGGTGCCGAGATCCTCTGGGAAGGCGTCAACCAGAAGGACGGCAGCTACATCAACGCGCTCGGTGCGCTGACCGGTAACCAGGCCGTGCAGCAGGTCCGCGCCGGCCTCAAGGCCGTGTACCTCTCCGGCTGGCAGGTCGCCGGCGATGCGAACCTGTCCGGCCACACCTACCCCGACCAGTCGCTGTACCCGGCGAACTCGGTCCCCAACGTGGTCCGTCGCATCAACAACGCTCTGCTGCGCGCCGACGAGATCTCGCGCGTCGAGGGCGACGACTCCGTCGACAACTGGCTCGTGCCGATCGTCGCCGACGGTGAGGCCGGCTTCGGTGGCGCGCTCAACGTCTACGAGCTGCAGAAGGCCATGATCGCCGCGGGTGCCGCCGGTACCCACTGGGAGGATCAGCTCGCGTCGGAGAAGAAGTGCGGCCACCTCGGTGGCAAGGTGCTCATCCCCACCCAGCAGCACGTCCGCACCCTGAACTCGGCTCGTCTGGCCGCTGACGTCGCCGGTGTGCCGACCGTCGTCATCGCCCGCACCGACGCCGAGGCCGCCACCCTGATCACCTCCGACGTCGACGAGCGCGACAAGGAATTCATCACCGGTGAGCGCACCGCCGAGGGCTACTACCACGTCAAGAACGGCATCGAGCCGTGCATCGCGCGTGCAAAGTCCTACGCCCCGTACGCCGACATGATCTGGATGGAGACCGGTACCCCCGATCTCGAGCTCGCCCGCAAGTTCGCCGAGGCCGTCAAGTCCGAGTACCCGGACCAGCTGCTCTCCTACAACTGCAGCCCGTCCTTCAACTGGAGCAAGCACCTCGACGACAGCACCATCGCCAAGTTCCAGAACGAGCTCGGCGCCATGGGCTTCACCTTCCAGTTCATCACCCTGGCCGGCTTCCACTCGCTCAACTACGGCATGTTCGACCTGGCCTACGGTTACGCCCGCGAGCAGATGAGCGCCTTCGTCGACCTGCAGAACCGCGAGTTCAAGGCCGCCGAAGAGCGTGGCTTCACCGCCGTCAAGCACCAGCGTGAGGTCGGCGCCGGCTACTTCGACAACATCGCCACCACCGTCGACCCCAACAGCTCGACCACCGCGCTGAAGGGATCGACCGAGGAAGGCCAGTTCCACTAG
- a CDS encoding benzoate/H(+) symporter BenE family transporter, whose amino-acid sequence MITEQRGNATEPIIAGVVTALVGFTSSFAVVVAGLRAVGADPAQAASGLLALTVTFGIGTAVLCIVYRRPITLAWSTPGAAMLASMGASYHAGWSAAVGAFLVVGLLIVATGLIPALGELIGAIPTPIAQAMLAGVLLTLCLAPMTSPAAQPLLTVPILLVWLAATRWVPRWALPIALATALAVIGIHLAVNGHTDAPDTTWWPQLTWTTPTFDAAAVVGIAVPLYIVTMASQNVPGVAVLKSFGYETPWRAAMFVTGAATLVSAPLGGHANNLAALSAALSAGEEAGADRSRRWIAGVSAGASYLVLAVLSGALVTIATIAPAGLLEAVAGLALLATFGNALLGALSHVEYRIPSALTFVTAAAGVTFGGIGGAFWALVVGLVAWLVLRTRAGSSE is encoded by the coding sequence GTGATCACCGAGCAACGCGGAAACGCGACCGAACCGATCATCGCCGGTGTCGTCACCGCGCTGGTCGGGTTCACGTCGTCGTTCGCCGTCGTGGTCGCCGGGCTTCGCGCAGTGGGTGCCGACCCCGCCCAGGCCGCCTCCGGGCTGCTAGCCCTGACCGTGACCTTCGGCATCGGTACCGCGGTGCTGTGCATCGTCTACCGACGCCCGATTACCCTGGCCTGGTCCACGCCGGGTGCGGCGATGCTGGCATCGATGGGGGCGTCTTATCACGCGGGTTGGTCGGCGGCGGTGGGGGCGTTTCTGGTGGTCGGCCTGCTGATCGTCGCGACCGGGCTGATCCCGGCGCTCGGCGAACTCATCGGTGCGATCCCCACTCCGATCGCGCAGGCGATGCTGGCCGGGGTGTTGCTCACGCTGTGTCTGGCGCCGATGACATCGCCTGCCGCGCAACCACTCCTGACCGTTCCCATTCTGCTGGTGTGGCTGGCGGCGACACGCTGGGTGCCGCGTTGGGCGCTGCCGATCGCCCTGGCCACCGCCCTCGCGGTGATCGGAATCCACCTAGCGGTCAATGGTCACACCGACGCCCCGGACACCACCTGGTGGCCGCAATTGACCTGGACCACACCGACATTCGATGCGGCTGCGGTCGTCGGCATCGCGGTTCCGCTCTACATCGTCACCATGGCCTCGCAGAATGTGCCGGGGGTGGCGGTGCTGAAGTCCTTCGGTTACGAGACCCCCTGGCGGGCGGCCATGTTCGTGACCGGCGCGGCCACCCTGGTCAGCGCGCCGCTCGGTGGGCATGCCAACAACCTGGCCGCGCTGTCGGCCGCACTGTCGGCAGGAGAGGAGGCCGGCGCCGACCGGTCCCGACGCTGGATCGCCGGAGTGTCCGCCGGAGCAAGCTATCTGGTGCTTGCGGTGTTGTCGGGTGCGCTGGTCACCATCGCCACGATCGCGCCGGCCGGATTGCTCGAGGCGGTCGCCGGACTCGCCCTGCTCGCGACCTTTGGCAACGCTCTCCTCGGTGCGCTCAGCCATGTCGAGTACCGAATCCCGTCGGCGCTCACCTTTGTCACCGCGGCTGCGGGTGTCACCTTCGGTGGGATCGGTGGTGCGTTCTGGGCGCTCGTCGTCGGACTGGTCGCGTGGCTGGTGCTGCGGACGCGGGCGGGATCGTCAGAGTAG
- a CDS encoding SDR family NAD(P)-dependent oxidoreductase has protein sequence MSRVALVTGASRGVGHGVASALIADGWTTYVTSRHGTGPDGALPLACDHTDDDAVAAVFEQISAEAGRLDLLVNNAWAAPRGFGGFSDRFWERPVSDWDTLIGVGLRAHYVASVHAAAMMTAAGSGLIANISSFGSRGHLHSVLYGMSKSALDKMAFDMGTELDGTGVTAVSLWLGLIRTELLLSLGVDEFAGFSLQRAEDPEFVGRVIAALARDPHLPEYNGHTLITAELGAGYGIVNNDGTPPDSHRSAFGGGGLFPPASADGHGATPPQKGANE, from the coding sequence ATGAGCCGCGTCGCGCTGGTGACCGGCGCGAGCCGGGGCGTGGGACACGGCGTCGCGTCGGCGTTGATCGCCGACGGCTGGACCACCTACGTCACCTCCCGGCACGGCACCGGGCCCGACGGCGCGCTGCCGCTGGCCTGCGATCACACCGACGACGACGCCGTGGCCGCGGTCTTCGAGCAGATCTCCGCCGAGGCCGGCCGACTCGATCTGCTGGTGAACAACGCGTGGGCCGCGCCGCGCGGATTCGGCGGATTCTCCGACCGATTCTGGGAACGCCCGGTGTCGGACTGGGACACCCTGATCGGGGTCGGATTGCGCGCCCACTACGTGGCCTCGGTGCACGCAGCGGCGATGATGACCGCCGCCGGGTCCGGGCTCATCGCCAACATCTCCTCCTTCGGTTCCCGCGGCCATCTGCACTCGGTACTCTACGGCATGAGCAAAAGCGCCCTGGACAAGATGGCCTTCGACATGGGCACCGAACTCGACGGCACCGGCGTCACCGCGGTCTCGTTGTGGCTCGGGCTGATTCGTACCGAGCTGCTGCTGTCGCTCGGCGTCGACGAGTTCGCGGGGTTCTCGCTGCAACGCGCCGAGGACCCCGAGTTCGTGGGACGCGTCATCGCCGCCCTGGCGCGAGATCCGCACCTACCCGAATACAACGGCCACACGCTGATCACCGCCGAATTGGGTGCGGGCTACGGGATCGTCAACAACGATGGGACACCACCGGATTCGCATCGGTCCGCCTTCGGCGGCGGAGGGTTGTTCCCACCGGCGAGCGCCGACGGGCACGGTGCGACACCACCACAGAAGGGTGCGAACGAATGA